A single window of Aphidius gifuensis isolate YNYX2018 linkage group LG1, ASM1490517v1, whole genome shotgun sequence DNA harbors:
- the LOC122851542 gene encoding 40S ribosomal protein S11-like translates to MADHQTERAFQKQPTVFLNRKKGTGSKSLKTPRYTRNVGLGFKTPREALEGGYIDKKCPFTGNVSIRGRILTGVVQKMKMQRTIVIRRDYLHYIRKYTRFEKRHRNMSVHLSPCFRDVEIGDVVTIGECRPLSKTVRFNVLKVTKGSGQKKSFKKF, encoded by the exons acTGAACGTGCTTTTCAAAAGCAACCAACAGTTTTCCTTAACCGTAAAAAGGGAACTGGTTCTAAATCATTGAAAACTCCACGTTACACTCGTAATGTTGGTCTTGGTTTCAAGACTCCACGTgag gcTCTTGAAGGTGGTTACATTGACAAAAAATGTCCATTCACTGGCAATGTGTCAATTCGTGGACGTATCTTGACTGGTGTTGTCCAAAAAATGAAGATGCAACGTACCATCGTCATCCGTAGAGATTATCTTCattatattagaaaatatacaCGTTTTGAAAAAAGACATCGTAACATGAGTGTACATTTGTCACCATGTTTCAG AGATGTTGAAATTGGTGATGTTGTCACCATTGGAGAATGCAGACCCCTTAGTAAAACAGTTCGTTTCAATGTACTCAAGGTTACCAAGGGATCAGGACAAAAGAAAAGCttcaaaaaattctaa